A stretch of Desulfotalea psychrophila LSv54 DNA encodes these proteins:
- a CDS encoding ABC transporter ATP-binding protein, which produces MRHKHKKNIVRVSAVTKDFDLGKMVVHVLKGIDLEIEEGKYISIMGPSGSGKSTLFNMIGGLDKPTSGKVYIDEVDIAQLDAYELAWLRCRKIGYIFQTFNLIPVMTALENVTIPMTFAGMSDDDALKRGMKLLAQVGLEGRHEHKPSELSGGQQQRVAIARALANQPSIILADEPTGNLDLSTGEDVIALLKDLSARLGVTVISATHDYKMLNVSDQVIWIRDGKVDKIQGREELDIRTGGLGEIHEA; this is translated from the coding sequence CATTGTTCGGGTGAGTGCTGTAACCAAGGATTTCGATCTTGGTAAGATGGTGGTCCATGTCCTCAAGGGAATTGATCTTGAAATAGAGGAGGGGAAGTATATCTCTATCATGGGACCATCAGGCTCTGGAAAATCTACCCTTTTTAATATGATAGGTGGCCTTGATAAACCAACCTCGGGCAAGGTCTATATCGATGAGGTAGATATCGCTCAGCTCGATGCCTATGAACTAGCCTGGCTGAGGTGTAGGAAAATTGGTTATATCTTTCAGACATTTAACCTTATTCCGGTAATGACTGCCCTGGAGAACGTTACCATTCCCATGACCTTTGCCGGCATGTCCGATGACGATGCCCTCAAGAGGGGGATGAAACTGCTGGCTCAGGTGGGACTGGAGGGACGGCATGAGCATAAACCATCAGAACTCTCTGGCGGTCAACAACAGCGGGTGGCCATTGCCCGAGCCCTGGCTAATCAGCCATCCATTATTCTGGCCGATGAACCGACGGGTAACCTTGATTTGAGCACAGGCGAAGATGTTATAGCCCTGCTTAAAGATCTCAGTGCCAGGTTGGGTGTTACCGTTATCTCTGCCACCCACGACTATAAGATGCTTAATGTTTCCGATCAGGTGATATGGATACGGGATGGAAAGGTCGATAAAATTCAAGGCCGTGAAGAACTCGATATCCGTACTGGTGGTCTTGGAGAGATCCATGAGGCATAG
- a CDS encoding FtsX-like permease family protein translates to MRHRVASLVLLVVALLCPILGLSIPAGASSLRSLVSDLSGWESRSTASAGAEQAASYIEKRLSDLGLSPQSYYYQIAKRQVGQSTLQMDGRQYPLKPFFYNAITPESSGETLTGPVYYLGSGSLAQLDGIPIKDSIILLDFASARNWQRVASLGARAIIYLGRGGESRFSFQEKQELSPLQLPCYWMPREDAEAFFARPLKKADRVASQIKISTDIGWENSLSRNIYAFIPGTESGQDQELLLLEAFYDDEEMVYRDSPGADAALSIASLLDVAENLVQTPPKRSVLLLATSGNSQSLAGMRDAIWSIVSRGKDLKKEDSRLNGGIAQKEQTLLALQDIRFPLPADKVRDRLLRGAIAQTLSSHIDNLSRRVMELRLGEKSKLRRQQIKKLAAERLLYKQLSWQSHYHDLDGKKERLLQGLLPQVILSYKRGIEGLAVQKKCLDSALAFRRQVKEYRLAAAISLHLSGHGTGIGAFHRGWLYPLKSSVNRTGIYSLIADVLEESNLQGGRAEYQNTLRPTLMRSWNSWFLDKPALGGEVSSLAGLLGISLVTTGDARALWGTPGDLAKNIDWDYVEGQNELLLSLVRGLCAAPRLDMGRFPRKGFAQLTGRANLLLQGELFASFPAKGTTVLAYQGLARYYAMVDGEGLFRIVGLADKKNVGDKVILEGYRFAPDGRAIWAIDKRDTGKSNYRVKMLRKNMQTDLTMFACQQITIFDLLEPRNLDYMTKIQVYDGRRDAPPQHYWYSRIDTRKSAICSVFTEPGTPVKLTLSDTVLTTKMLLTNSHEEKVGGVGFKGSDYPQINRTAYAAARDAWALLGPRIKNLQSHGIYDSRIDDLKVRGLLALHNAERDYQNLKYSSAQEEAASSLALSTRVYTEVEKTQKDVLFGVLFYIALFVPFAFVMERFIFNYAHIYKRISAFLLILFLLIAIIYQVHPAFELAYSPLIIVLAFFIIGLSLLVTLIIFFRFEREMIRLQNQANHYRPEEISHWKAFVAAFFLGVSNLRRRRLRTMLTCLTLIILSFTIMSFTTIKSGQQHLRLPFGAKAPYQGLLLEKRDWKTLPTDATDILKSSMAGSSKAAPRAWLEAVPPTRPVHVPLTRGNKNIEVNGVLGLSVNEAEVTGISRLLTTGHWFTSDNAQSVILADEIAAKLGITGMKDARILLWGIPFTVIATFDSKGLEAMADLDGEALTPVIFPEEQQQELSDAEQEAVEQGDDIQSFQSRYQHIGADKTIIIPVNTLLAAGGSLKSIAIRPDYQEGQAGEITREAGLLVDRFNLVIFAGDEDGVWLYNATDTISYSGVPNIIIPLLISVFIVLNTMISSVQERRGEIGVYTSIGLAPSHVAFLFVAEALALAVVSVVIGYLLAQISAYFLSTTSLWQGITVNYSSLAGVASMFLVIMVVLISVIYPARMASKIAIPDVNKTFSLPKDDGHSMKITLPFLLKQNEADSLGGFLFSYFNAHLEVSHGLFSTAKLSLEKNSDKEVYCSICCQTWLAPFDLGIMQEVEVTLENDKTFTDDDFLSVQVHIRREAGEVAAWRRMNTVFFHQLRKQLLVWRSLDGAGHCEQEAIFAEKTGLQGSSQS, encoded by the coding sequence ATGAGGCATAGAGTCGCCTCCCTCGTTCTGCTCGTAGTTGCTCTTCTTTGCCCTATTCTGGGCCTCTCTATTCCTGCCGGGGCCTCTTCTCTGCGTAGTCTGGTCTCAGACCTGAGTGGATGGGAGAGTCGTAGTACGGCAAGCGCTGGCGCTGAGCAGGCGGCCAGCTATATTGAGAAGAGACTCTCCGACCTGGGCCTATCGCCCCAGAGTTATTACTATCAGATAGCAAAGAGGCAGGTGGGACAATCCACCCTGCAGATGGATGGTAGGCAGTACCCTCTCAAACCATTTTTTTATAATGCCATTACCCCCGAGAGTAGTGGGGAGACTCTCACCGGGCCTGTATATTATCTGGGCTCAGGTAGCCTTGCTCAACTGGACGGCATACCTATAAAAGACTCTATCATCCTCCTCGATTTTGCCTCGGCCAGAAACTGGCAGAGAGTTGCCTCCCTGGGAGCAAGGGCTATTATCTATCTCGGCCGTGGAGGGGAGAGTAGATTTTCCTTTCAGGAGAAGCAAGAGCTGAGTCCCCTGCAACTGCCCTGTTACTGGATGCCCAGAGAGGATGCTGAGGCATTTTTTGCCCGTCCGCTCAAGAAAGCAGATAGGGTTGCTAGCCAGATAAAGATCAGTACAGATATAGGTTGGGAAAACAGCCTGAGTCGTAATATCTATGCCTTTATCCCCGGCACGGAGAGTGGCCAAGATCAGGAACTCCTCCTTCTTGAGGCATTTTACGATGACGAGGAGATGGTCTATCGGGACTCTCCCGGAGCAGATGCCGCCCTCTCGATTGCCTCCCTGCTTGATGTTGCAGAAAATTTGGTGCAGACGCCGCCTAAACGTTCGGTTTTGCTTTTGGCCACCAGTGGTAATAGCCAGTCCTTGGCCGGTATGCGTGATGCCATCTGGAGTATAGTAAGTAGGGGCAAGGACCTGAAAAAAGAGGATTCCAGGTTGAATGGGGGCATTGCCCAAAAAGAACAGACACTGCTTGCCCTGCAAGATATTCGTTTTCCCCTGCCGGCAGATAAGGTGCGGGACAGACTTCTGCGTGGGGCAATAGCTCAGACCCTGAGCAGTCATATAGACAACCTCTCTCGCCGGGTGATGGAACTTCGTCTTGGAGAAAAGAGCAAGCTGCGCCGGCAGCAGATAAAAAAATTGGCCGCCGAACGTCTGCTCTATAAGCAACTCAGTTGGCAGAGTCACTACCATGATCTCGATGGCAAAAAGGAGAGGCTGCTCCAGGGCCTGCTCCCTCAAGTAATTCTCTCCTATAAAAGGGGGATTGAGGGCTTGGCTGTGCAGAAAAAATGCCTTGATTCGGCCCTTGCCTTTCGCCGGCAGGTAAAGGAGTATCGGCTGGCCGCCGCCATCAGCCTCCACCTTTCGGGGCATGGGACAGGCATTGGTGCATTTCACCGTGGTTGGCTCTATCCCCTTAAATCCTCCGTTAACCGTACGGGTATCTATAGTCTCATCGCCGACGTTCTGGAGGAATCTAATCTTCAAGGGGGGAGGGCAGAGTATCAAAACACCCTGCGTCCCACTCTGATGCGGAGTTGGAACTCCTGGTTTCTGGATAAACCCGCTTTGGGTGGAGAGGTCAGCTCTCTTGCCGGCCTGTTGGGCATTAGTCTGGTAACCACCGGAGATGCCAGGGCCCTGTGGGGAACGCCGGGAGATCTGGCAAAAAATATTGACTGGGATTATGTAGAGGGACAGAATGAACTGCTGCTTAGCCTGGTTAGGGGGCTCTGTGCCGCCCCTAGACTTGATATGGGCAGATTTCCCCGTAAGGGTTTTGCTCAACTGACAGGTAGGGCCAATCTTCTCCTGCAGGGAGAGCTCTTTGCCAGTTTTCCGGCTAAGGGAACAACCGTCCTCGCCTATCAGGGATTGGCCCGATACTATGCCATGGTTGATGGAGAGGGTTTATTTCGGATTGTAGGCCTTGCCGATAAAAAGAATGTTGGAGATAAGGTTATTCTTGAGGGCTATCGTTTTGCCCCGGATGGCCGGGCCATTTGGGCCATAGATAAAAGGGATACGGGCAAGAGCAATTATAGAGTGAAGATGCTGCGGAAAAACATGCAGACGGATCTGACCATGTTCGCCTGCCAGCAGATCACCATCTTCGACCTTCTTGAACCACGTAATCTTGACTATATGACCAAAATACAGGTCTATGATGGCAGACGGGACGCCCCGCCTCAGCACTATTGGTACAGCAGGATAGATACAAGGAAATCAGCTATCTGCTCTGTCTTTACAGAACCGGGAACGCCAGTTAAGCTCACCCTGTCAGACACCGTCCTTACCACCAAGATGCTCCTCACTAACAGCCATGAGGAGAAGGTGGGAGGGGTAGGATTTAAGGGCAGTGATTATCCGCAGATAAATAGAACAGCGTATGCTGCTGCCAGGGACGCTTGGGCCTTGCTCGGGCCCCGAATAAAGAATCTCCAGAGCCATGGTATCTATGATAGCAGGATTGATGATCTCAAGGTGCGCGGTTTGCTTGCCCTGCACAATGCAGAGAGGGATTATCAAAACCTGAAATACTCATCGGCTCAGGAGGAGGCGGCCAGCTCTCTTGCCCTATCGACCAGGGTCTATACCGAGGTGGAAAAGACGCAGAAGGATGTTCTCTTTGGAGTGCTCTTTTATATAGCCCTCTTTGTCCCCTTTGCCTTTGTCATGGAACGCTTCATCTTTAACTATGCCCATATCTATAAGAGGATATCTGCCTTTCTCTTAATACTGTTCCTGCTTATTGCAATTATTTATCAGGTGCATCCGGCCTTTGAGCTTGCCTACAGTCCGCTTATTATTGTTCTCGCCTTTTTTATTATAGGGCTGTCACTGTTGGTTACCCTGATTATCTTCTTTCGTTTTGAAAGGGAGATGATCCGTCTTCAGAACCAGGCCAATCACTATAGGCCGGAGGAGATCAGCCATTGGAAGGCCTTTGTCGCGGCCTTTTTTCTTGGTGTTTCTAATCTGCGTCGGCGGCGCTTGCGCACCATGCTGACCTGTCTGACCCTTATTATTCTCTCTTTTACCATCATGAGCTTTACCACCATTAAATCCGGTCAACAGCATCTCCGGCTGCCCTTTGGCGCCAAGGCCCCTTATCAGGGTCTGCTTTTGGAAAAGAGGGATTGGAAAACCCTGCCGACGGATGCCACGGATATTCTTAAGAGCAGTATGGCAGGTAGTAGTAAAGCCGCGCCACGGGCATGGTTGGAGGCGGTTCCTCCAACAAGACCTGTGCATGTTCCTCTGACTCGTGGGAATAAAAATATTGAAGTTAATGGCGTACTTGGTCTCAGTGTTAATGAGGCGGAGGTGACAGGCATATCCCGTCTCCTCACCACTGGTCATTGGTTTACCTCAGATAATGCTCAAAGTGTTATTCTGGCCGATGAGATTGCTGCAAAATTAGGGATTACTGGCATGAAGGATGCCCGGATACTGCTGTGGGGTATTCCATTTACTGTTATTGCCACCTTTGATAGTAAGGGCCTTGAGGCCATGGCTGATCTTGATGGTGAAGCCCTTACCCCTGTCATCTTTCCTGAAGAACAGCAGCAGGAGTTGAGCGATGCCGAGCAGGAGGCCGTGGAACAGGGAGATGATATACAGAGTTTTCAGAGCAGATATCAGCATATTGGTGCAGATAAAACTATCATCATTCCTGTCAATACCCTCCTGGCCGCCGGTGGTAGTCTGAAGAGTATTGCCATTCGTCCTGATTATCAGGAGGGGCAGGCTGGTGAGATTACTCGTGAGGCTGGCCTATTGGTAGATCGGTTCAACCTTGTCATCTTTGCCGGCGATGAGGATGGGGTCTGGCTCTATAATGCAACGGACACCATTAGCTATAGCGGTGTGCCCAATATTATTATTCCCCTTCTTATCTCTGTTTTTATTGTCCTTAATACCATGATCAGCTCTGTGCAGGAACGTCGGGGGGAGATAGGTGTTTATACCTCCATTGGCCTTGCCCCATCCCATGTAGCCTTTCTCTTTGTGGCGGAGGCCCTTGCCCTGGCGGTGGTTTCCGTGGTCATCGGCTATCTATTGGCCCAGATATCGGCCTACTTTCTCTCCACCACCTCCCTCTGGCAAGGCATTACTGTTAATTACTCCTCTCTTGCTGGCGTTGCCTCCATGTTTCTTGTTATCATGGTGGTGCTTATCTCCGTTATCTATCCGGCCAGGATGGCCAGTAAAATTGCCATCCCCGATGTCAATAAGACCTTTTCTCTGCCCAAGGACGACGGGCACAGTATGAAGATTACCCTGCCCTTTCTTCTTAAGCAGAATGAGGCCGATAGTCTCGGCGGTTTCCTCTTCTCATATTTTAATGCTCACCTGGAAGTTTCCCATGGACTCTTTTCAACGGCCAAGCTCTCCCTTGAGAAAAATAGTGATAAGGAGGTCTACTGTTCCATTTGCTGCCAGACCTGGCTTGCCCCCTTTGATCTTGGCATTATGCAAGAGGTGGAGGTCACCTTGGAAAATGATAAGACCTTTACCGATGATGATTTCTTGTCTGTTCAGGTGCATATAAGGCGGGAGGCTGGGGAGGTTGCCGCTTGGCGACGAATGAATACGGTTTTCTTCCATCAGTTGCGCAAACAACTCCTCGTCTGGCGCTCCCTTGATGGGGCGGGCCATTGCGAACAGGAGGCAATTTTTGCCGAAAAAACCGGCCTGCAAGGGAGCAGTCAATCATGA
- a CDS encoding DUF6785 family protein, which translates to MKNEQSSVPEVGNRVRLRAPIIGLLFAMGICLLTPYNNIYLQATPLGGGHFPLAPFFLFLGLSGLTILLQVIRGGATLLSGGELLTIWIQAVIGSGIAYTGFARTFLINITTPLHFAGTESRWQENIDPLIPAGLLPTDKGAIELLYNGIPGAREDSWLSMLGQIPWQAWLQPLFSWSVYILLAYLVMIFLLNIIVRQWIFYERMNFPLLKVPRMIAHAVSEGEGLAFFTNRFLLMGVLLPVILHLLNGLNLYYPSVPQMPTLLLAGPYFGQTGIFSGFHKLKLYFFPAFIGFAFLTSRQISFSFWFFFLGGGLFYGLLSLLGYSLPASELGVTFGPTITRPEEMQMLGAYGVFFFSLVWLARYHLLDVTRRSILWQKADSPGPEWLDVRISFWGAIIGTIALVCWYVYYGTAPLVAVLLVFSFFMITIVATRVICQGGLAYFTLTAAPMDGLIAFLGPKFFTGINALIAGISQKVLFVDLRESLMPSLLQAARVQRSNWPRGLLFSSILLTIVLSLFTSCLAMLTLCYRFGIRELQQDWAATTSIAVYENISRLMNTPPETGSWVFGFTMMGAVVMLLLVVCYQRLHWWPLHPLGYLTVYSSAMRILWLSFFLGWLCNALCMRYGGVRLFKKLQFFFIGLIIGDFSMGGIWAIIGLFTRMSYQVLPN; encoded by the coding sequence ATGAAAAATGAACAGTCCTCTGTCCCCGAAGTGGGGAATCGTGTTCGCCTGCGAGCCCCAATCATTGGCCTGCTCTTTGCCATGGGTATCTGCTTGCTCACGCCCTACAATAATATTTATCTACAGGCAACTCCGCTTGGTGGGGGGCATTTCCCCCTTGCTCCCTTTTTCTTGTTTCTAGGCCTCTCTGGTCTTACCATCCTCTTGCAGGTTATCAGGGGCGGGGCAACTCTTTTGAGCGGTGGAGAGTTACTGACAATTTGGATTCAAGCGGTAATAGGATCCGGTATTGCCTATACCGGTTTTGCCAGAACCTTTTTGATTAATATAACGACCCCTCTTCATTTTGCCGGTACAGAGAGTCGCTGGCAGGAAAATATTGACCCCCTTATCCCTGCGGGGCTTTTGCCCACGGACAAAGGGGCCATAGAGCTTTTGTATAATGGTATCCCCGGAGCACGAGAGGACAGCTGGCTCTCCATGCTTGGACAAATACCCTGGCAGGCTTGGTTGCAGCCACTTTTCAGCTGGTCTGTCTATATCCTCCTGGCCTATCTGGTTATGATATTTTTGCTTAATATTATTGTCCGCCAGTGGATCTTTTATGAGCGGATGAATTTTCCGCTCTTGAAGGTACCACGGATGATTGCCCATGCTGTTAGTGAGGGAGAGGGGCTTGCATTTTTTACCAACCGTTTCTTGCTGATGGGTGTTCTTCTGCCGGTAATCCTCCACCTGCTGAATGGTCTGAACCTCTACTATCCATCGGTCCCCCAGATGCCGACCCTGCTCCTTGCCGGGCCTTATTTTGGCCAAACAGGAATTTTTTCTGGATTTCATAAGCTCAAGCTCTATTTCTTTCCTGCCTTTATAGGTTTTGCCTTTCTAACCTCAAGGCAAATTTCCTTCTCTTTTTGGTTTTTCTTTTTGGGTGGAGGGCTCTTTTATGGTCTCCTCAGTCTTCTCGGTTATTCACTGCCCGCCTCGGAACTGGGGGTAACCTTTGGCCCCACCATTACCCGGCCTGAAGAGATGCAGATGCTCGGAGCCTATGGAGTCTTTTTCTTCTCTCTGGTTTGGTTGGCCCGCTATCATCTGCTGGATGTGACCCGTAGGTCTATCCTCTGGCAGAAGGCAGACAGTCCCGGGCCCGAGTGGCTCGATGTCAGGATTAGTTTCTGGGGTGCCATCATTGGCACAATAGCCCTTGTTTGTTGGTATGTATACTATGGCACTGCGCCCTTGGTTGCCGTTCTTCTTGTTTTCTCTTTTTTCATGATAACTATCGTTGCTACCCGTGTTATTTGTCAGGGAGGCCTTGCCTATTTCACCCTGACAGCTGCTCCCATGGATGGCCTGATAGCCTTTTTGGGGCCTAAGTTTTTTACAGGGATAAACGCTCTCATTGCCGGTATCAGTCAAAAGGTGCTCTTTGTTGATCTGCGCGAATCGCTGATGCCCTCTCTTCTGCAAGCGGCCAGGGTGCAGCGAAGCAATTGGCCCCGTGGGCTTCTCTTCTCCTCAATTCTTCTAACCATTGTTCTCTCTCTCTTTACCTCCTGCCTTGCCATGCTCACCCTCTGCTATCGTTTTGGTATCCGAGAGCTGCAACAGGATTGGGCCGCCACCACCAGTATTGCTGTCTATGAAAATATTTCCCGCCTGATGAATACTCCGCCGGAGACCGGGAGCTGGGTCTTTGGTTTTACCATGATGGGGGCGGTGGTTATGTTACTGCTCGTTGTCTGCTATCAGCGTCTGCACTGGTGGCCCCTTCATCCCCTCGGTTATCTCACTGTTTATAGTTCGGCGATGCGTATTCTCTGGTTGAGCTTTTTTCTTGGCTGGTTATGCAATGCGCTCTGTATGCGCTACGGTGGAGTACGTCTCTTTAAAAAACTCCAGTTCTTTTTTATTGGTTTGATTATAGGTGACTTTAGCATGGGTGGTATTTGGGCCATTATCGGTCTCTTTACCCGTATGAGTTATCAGGTCCTGCCAAACTAA
- a CDS encoding OPT family oligopeptide transporter: protein MYDDKELKEYRDLLPTPTHFEEGFDWKTIIGAVFIGFLMMPGSMYLQLVIGQGIGPAARWVTIILFAEIAKRAHSELKQQEIFLLYYMAGAALASPFSGLLWNQYLVQSDAARMLGVTEFIPAWIAPSPESESMLERTFFHRDWMIPILLLVGSQIIQRIDHFGLGYALYRITSDVEKLPFPMAPVAALGTMALAESAEEKEGKGSWKWKVFSIGAVIGLGFGAIYVVLPIVSGLIFTEQIRLIPIPWIEYTRYTEDILPAVATGLQLDLGLVFIGMVLPFWAVIGGLVGLLITFALNPILYSAGVLTRWHPGMGTVDTVFANNFDFYMSFGIGLGLAIAAIGIWSVARSLKGSKGQMGTLHDLFHPPPGRGDFNFWISIAIYVFSTLAYIGLCIFLVPSFPWMFFLCYGFIYTPIISYITARMEGIAGQFVSLPLVREASFIAGAKFFGYQGIEIWYAPIPIHNYGEATVQFRQIELTGTSLRGIIKAEFLVLPIVLTASLLFSQFIWQLAPIPSASYPFAQELWHLQALNTLLMQTSTLEGNSVFYQALNSGTVFSGLGFGLLMYMVLSFFGLPVLLIYGVVRGLGQSTPHGLVLEVLGALLGRYFFLKKYGPMWRQYAPVLLAGFSCGMGLSGMFAMGFALIMKSLSHMAF from the coding sequence ATGTACGATGATAAAGAGCTAAAAGAATATAGGGACCTGCTCCCGACTCCTACTCATTTTGAGGAGGGATTTGATTGGAAAACCATTATAGGCGCTGTTTTTATTGGTTTTTTGATGATGCCGGGATCCATGTATCTGCAGTTGGTTATTGGCCAGGGTATTGGCCCTGCCGCCCGTTGGGTGACCATTATTCTTTTTGCTGAGATTGCCAAGAGGGCCCATTCGGAGCTTAAACAGCAGGAAATATTTTTGCTCTACTATATGGCAGGTGCAGCCCTTGCCTCGCCATTTTCCGGTCTTCTCTGGAACCAGTATCTGGTCCAGTCCGATGCCGCCAGGATGCTTGGGGTTACCGAATTCATCCCTGCCTGGATAGCTCCTTCTCCGGAATCAGAGTCCATGTTGGAGAGGACTTTTTTTCATCGAGACTGGATGATTCCCATCCTTCTCCTGGTGGGTTCCCAGATCATCCAGCGTATCGATCATTTTGGCTTGGGTTATGCCCTCTATAGAATCACCTCAGATGTGGAAAAACTTCCATTTCCCATGGCTCCGGTGGCGGCTCTTGGCACCATGGCCCTGGCTGAATCGGCCGAGGAGAAGGAGGGGAAGGGGAGTTGGAAGTGGAAGGTCTTTTCCATAGGGGCGGTCATAGGTCTGGGCTTTGGTGCCATCTATGTTGTTCTACCCATCGTCTCGGGACTCATCTTTACTGAACAGATCCGCCTCATCCCCATTCCCTGGATTGAGTATACCCGCTATACCGAAGACATTCTGCCCGCTGTGGCCACCGGTCTCCAACTTGATCTTGGTCTGGTCTTTATCGGCATGGTACTGCCATTTTGGGCTGTTATTGGTGGCTTGGTGGGTCTGCTCATCACCTTTGCCCTCAACCCCATCCTCTATTCGGCAGGAGTTTTGACCCGTTGGCATCCCGGCATGGGGACCGTTGATACGGTCTTTGCCAATAATTTTGACTTTTATATGAGCTTTGGCATTGGTCTCGGCCTTGCCATTGCCGCCATCGGTATCTGGTCTGTTGCCCGCTCCCTAAAGGGCAGCAAGGGGCAGATGGGGACTCTCCATGATCTCTTTCATCCGCCCCCCGGGCGTGGTGATTTTAATTTTTGGATATCCATTGCCATTTACGTATTTTCAACCCTTGCCTATATTGGTCTCTGTATCTTTTTGGTACCATCCTTTCCCTGGATGTTCTTCCTCTGCTATGGATTTATCTACACTCCGATAATTTCATATATTACGGCGAGGATGGAGGGTATTGCCGGTCAGTTTGTCAGTCTGCCTCTGGTTCGGGAGGCAAGCTTTATTGCCGGGGCCAAGTTCTTTGGCTATCAGGGCATTGAAATTTGGTATGCTCCCATTCCTATTCACAATTATGGCGAGGCAACGGTGCAGTTCCGGCAAATAGAGCTGACCGGTACCTCGCTTCGAGGAATTATTAAGGCAGAGTTCCTCGTTCTGCCCATTGTTCTTACAGCCAGTCTGCTCTTCTCCCAATTTATCTGGCAACTGGCCCCCATTCCCTCTGCCAGCTACCCCTTTGCCCAGGAGCTTTGGCATCTTCAGGCCCTCAACACCCTGCTTATGCAGACATCTACCCTGGAGGGCAATTCCGTTTTTTATCAGGCCCTTAACAGCGGCACTGTTTTTTCAGGGCTTGGCTTTGGTCTGTTGATGTATATGGTCCTCAGCTTTTTTGGTTTGCCCGTCCTCCTTATTTATGGAGTGGTGCGTGGTCTTGGCCAATCGACCCCCCATGGCCTTGTCCTTGAGGTCTTAGGGGCCCTGTTGGGCAGGTATTTTTTTCTTAAGAAATATGGCCCCATGTGGCGGCAATATGCACCGGTCCTGCTGGCGGGGTTTTCCTGTGGTATGGGCCTCAGCGGTATGTTTGCCATGGGCTTTGCCCTGATCATGAAGTCGCTTAGCCATATGGCCTTTTGA
- a CDS encoding PqqD family protein — MTLFSRKKPAEVMPAITREEALAGIPAKNPTVKIIGQDDGTLMLSYTLALRPIWGELLKRFTGKAEQETTKKLVLDQMGSQVWQLIDGKRSVREIILSFAGANNIGCKEAETATTSFLRELGKRKLIAIG; from the coding sequence ATGACATTGTTCTCTAGAAAAAAACCGGCAGAGGTAATGCCTGCTATTACCCGTGAGGAGGCACTCGCCGGGATACCGGCAAAGAATCCCACCGTGAAAATCATTGGTCAGGATGATGGTACCTTGATGCTCTCCTACACCCTTGCCCTTCGGCCGATATGGGGAGAACTTCTCAAGCGTTTCACCGGAAAGGCGGAACAGGAGACCACTAAAAAGCTGGTCCTTGATCAGATGGGTAGTCAGGTGTGGCAACTCATAGATGGCAAACGATCTGTTCGGGAAATAATTCTCTCCTTTGCCGGGGCAAATAACATTGGCTGTAAGGAGGCTGAGACTGCTACTACCAGTTTCTTGCGTGAATTGGGAAAACGTAAGCTCATTGCCATTGGCTAG
- a CDS encoding uracil-DNA glycosylase has translation MSKKEIITDLYNLLQYHEILGIKEYPDREGLQDFLAYQAEAPATIPSPPPQAVSRPPKAREYRPVTPIATVVKEPAPTKTEGTDLKKLCANCGLQTRQQAFVAGKGGKQVRLLVVGGWRIDGNETLRSAVFGAEEDLMLARMFAAMKLPAANVFVTNLVKCALRVGDRPEAADIDSCLRLLHRQIELLQPEMVCVMGTLAARKVLGKPHSLSHLRGKFYQIELLKGQTIPVLATYHPSYLLKNDEMKRPTWEDLQKVATRLLGKKRIGG, from the coding sequence GTGAGTAAAAAAGAGATAATTACAGACCTATACAACCTGCTACAATATCATGAAATTTTAGGCATCAAAGAGTATCCGGACCGTGAAGGCCTGCAGGATTTCCTCGCCTACCAGGCAGAGGCTCCTGCTACCATCCCATCGCCTCCACCACAGGCTGTCTCTCGTCCCCCTAAGGCCAGAGAGTACCGACCCGTCACCCCGATTGCAACCGTAGTCAAAGAACCTGCTCCCACAAAGACAGAGGGCACCGATCTCAAGAAACTCTGTGCCAACTGTGGCCTGCAAACCCGGCAACAGGCCTTTGTCGCTGGTAAGGGTGGCAAACAGGTACGCCTGTTGGTTGTAGGCGGTTGGCGCATTGATGGCAATGAGACTCTCCGCTCCGCTGTTTTTGGGGCCGAAGAAGATCTTATGTTAGCCCGCATGTTTGCCGCCATGAAATTACCAGCAGCCAATGTCTTTGTTACCAATCTGGTCAAATGTGCTCTACGGGTAGGTGATCGCCCGGAGGCAGCAGATATCGATTCCTGCCTGCGCCTGTTGCACAGACAAATAGAGCTACTGCAACCAGAGATGGTCTGTGTAATGGGCACCCTTGCCGCCAGAAAGGTGTTGGGTAAACCACACTCCCTTTCCCATTTACGGGGTAAGTTTTACCAGATTGAACTACTTAAGGGACAGACTATCCCCGTACTGGCAACCTATCATCCAAGTTATCTCTTGAAAAATGATGAAATGAAACGCCCCACCTGGGAAGATCTACAAAAAGTAGCCACACGCCTACTAGGAAAAAAACGGATTGGTGGCTAG
- a CDS encoding FtsB family cell division protein, whose translation MFSFIFPTTMKKKISTKLSSAQRLTIIKISIVLIVIALLWIIFSPQTGYYTLCKQKNYLQSIQQKTIDLQAENKQIQKENDRLINDPEYIEKVAREKQGLLKKNERVYDFSQ comes from the coding sequence ATGTTTTCATTTATTTTCCCTACGACTATGAAAAAAAAGATCTCCACCAAACTAAGCTCAGCACAACGGCTGACCATCATCAAGATATCCATCGTTTTAATTGTCATTGCATTACTATGGATTATCTTCTCTCCTCAAACAGGCTACTATACCCTCTGCAAGCAGAAGAATTACCTGCAGAGTATCCAGCAAAAAACGATTGACTTGCAGGCTGAAAACAAGCAAATTCAAAAAGAAAATGATCGTTTAATAAATGATCCTGAATATATTGAAAAGGTAGCTCGGGAAAAGCAGGGCCTATTGAAAAAAAATGAGAGAGTCTATGATTTTTCCCAGTAA